A stretch of Kyrpidia spormannii DNA encodes these proteins:
- the thiI gene encoding tRNA uracil 4-sulfurtransferase ThiI — MYRLLLVREGEAALKGKNRSSFERRLLDNITMALRPFTEARVYRSDGRVLVDVGGHPWEEIAQAVSRVFGVVSLSPVRVAGHDLEDIENAAVDLMEQVVKKAEAGGGSANQPLTFKVEARRAFKGYPLTSPDISRRLGGAVLARVPGLRVDVHEPQVELAVEVRPEEVYLFAERIPGPGGLPVGVSGRAMLLLSGGIDSPVAGWMTMKRGVQVEAVHFDSYPFTSERSRRKVEQLADILGPFEGGMTLHVVHFTDVQKAIRMHCPEPFYVTIMRRMMVRIAERIATRRRALALVTGESLGQVASQTLESMVAINEVATLPILRPLVAWDKVEIIRLARSIGTYETSIQPYEDCCTIFTPRNPSTRPRLDQVHRAEEKLDVEALTRDAADRVESATFGRNWSPAGSMNGAY; from the coding sequence ATGTATCGATTATTGCTGGTGCGGGAAGGCGAGGCGGCGCTTAAGGGAAAGAACCGGTCCTCTTTTGAGCGCCGTTTGTTGGACAATATAACAATGGCTTTGCGGCCCTTCACGGAGGCGCGAGTGTACCGGTCGGACGGGAGGGTGTTGGTGGACGTGGGAGGACATCCCTGGGAAGAGATCGCCCAGGCCGTATCCCGGGTTTTCGGAGTGGTCTCCCTCAGTCCGGTGCGGGTGGCGGGGCACGACCTAGAGGACATCGAAAACGCCGCCGTGGACCTGATGGAGCAGGTGGTGAAAAAGGCTGAAGCCGGTGGGGGCAGCGCGAATCAACCGTTGACATTCAAAGTGGAGGCCAGGAGGGCGTTCAAAGGCTATCCCTTGACCTCGCCGGACATTAGCCGCCGGCTGGGAGGCGCGGTGCTTGCCCGGGTTCCCGGGTTGCGGGTGGATGTCCACGAGCCCCAGGTGGAACTGGCTGTGGAGGTTCGGCCGGAGGAGGTGTACCTGTTTGCCGAGAGGATTCCCGGGCCGGGGGGACTCCCGGTGGGGGTGAGCGGACGGGCGATGCTCCTGTTGTCCGGGGGGATCGACAGCCCGGTGGCGGGCTGGATGACGATGAAACGGGGCGTTCAGGTGGAGGCGGTCCATTTTGATAGTTATCCTTTCACCAGTGAACGGTCCCGGAGAAAGGTGGAGCAGCTGGCTGACATCCTGGGGCCTTTTGAGGGCGGGATGACCTTGCATGTGGTTCATTTTACCGACGTTCAAAAGGCCATCCGGATGCACTGCCCCGAACCCTTCTACGTGACGATCATGCGGCGGATGATGGTGCGGATCGCCGAGCGCATTGCCACCCGGCGACGGGCTTTGGCCTTGGTGACCGGGGAAAGCCTCGGCCAGGTGGCGAGCCAGACCCTGGAGAGCATGGTGGCGATCAACGAAGTCGCGACCCTTCCCATTCTGCGGCCGCTGGTGGCCTGGGATAAAGTGGAGATCATCCGCCTCGCCCGCAGCATCGGGACATACGAGACCTCGATTCAACCGTACGAGGATTGTTGCACGATTTTTACGCCGCGAAACCCGAGCACCCGGCCCCGGTTGGACCAGGTTCACCGGGCGGAGGAGAAGCTCGACGTCGAAGCGTTGACGCGCGATGCGGCAGATCGCGTAGAGTCAGCAACCTTTGGGAGGAACTGGTCGCCGGCGGGCTCCATGAACGGGGCATACTAG
- a CDS encoding glyceraldehyde-3-phosphate dehydrogenase: MAIRVGINGFGRIGRMVLRAALRFSDVDIVAVNATADAATLAHLVKYDSVHGLFRGDVEAGDGCLWVNGREIRLLSDRDPLQLPWGDLGVDIVIEATGKFRDRDGASKHVQQGAKKVVITAPGKNEDVTIVMGVNEDVYDPSRHHILSAASCTTNCLAPVAKVIHDRFGIVQGMMTTVHAYTNDQRNLDNPHKDLRRARACGQSIIPTTTGAAKTVGKVLPELAGKLDGISLRVPTPDVSIVDLVATLEEPATVEEVNRALREASLGQMRGVLDYTEEPLVSIDFVGRSASAIVDGLSTMQVGDRMIKVMAWYDNEWGYSCRVVDLVRYIGRHGLERQTPGEAVVGAFGG, from the coding sequence ATGGCAATTCGAGTCGGCATCAACGGATTTGGACGAATCGGCCGGATGGTTTTGCGGGCGGCACTGCGATTTAGCGATGTGGATATCGTGGCCGTCAACGCCACAGCGGACGCGGCAACATTGGCACACTTGGTGAAGTACGACTCGGTCCACGGTTTATTCCGCGGAGACGTGGAGGCCGGGGACGGTTGCCTGTGGGTGAACGGCCGGGAGATCCGGCTGCTGAGCGATCGGGATCCACTGCAGCTACCCTGGGGGGATCTCGGCGTCGACATCGTCATCGAGGCGACGGGGAAATTTCGGGATCGGGATGGAGCCAGTAAACATGTGCAGCAGGGCGCGAAGAAAGTGGTCATTACAGCCCCTGGGAAAAACGAAGATGTCACCATCGTCATGGGTGTCAACGAAGATGTGTATGATCCTTCCCGGCATCACATCCTTTCGGCGGCCTCCTGTACGACGAACTGCCTGGCTCCGGTGGCCAAGGTGATTCACGACCGGTTTGGCATTGTTCAGGGCATGATGACGACGGTTCACGCTTATACCAATGACCAGCGGAATTTGGATAATCCCCACAAAGATCTGCGCCGGGCCCGGGCGTGTGGGCAGTCGATCATTCCCACCACCACCGGCGCGGCGAAAACGGTGGGCAAGGTATTGCCGGAGTTAGCGGGTAAGCTGGACGGGATCTCCCTCCGGGTGCCTACTCCGGATGTATCCATCGTGGACTTGGTGGCGACCTTGGAAGAGCCGGCCACGGTGGAGGAGGTCAACCGGGCGTTGCGGGAGGCCTCCCTCGGTCAGATGCGTGGGGTGCTCGATTACACGGAGGAGCCCCTGGTTTCCATCGATTTTGTCGGACGCAGCGCATCGGCCATCGTGGATGGACTCTCCACAATGCAGGTGGGAGACCGGATGATCAAGGTCATGGCCTGGTACGATAACGAATGGGGGTACTCCTGCCGGGTGGTGGATCTGGTTCGTTATATTGGGCGGCACGGGTTGGAGCGTCAAACGCCCGGGGAGGCCGTGGTGGGCGCGTTCGGCGGCTGA
- a CDS encoding LON peptidase substrate-binding domain-containing protein has translation MEWFDLPLFPLHTVLFPRQTLALHVFERRYRTMIEWCLMQRVPFGVTLIQSGDEVGDEAVPHRVGTTAWIQEVTQFADGRMSVKVTGRQRFRVLYSAYDGPCLTARVQPLYDVEEPFREIEALVARVRAQFHHYNAARRPQNQTSWHIPRDPARLTWLVAGTLELDIMERQRLLASGRASERLLILSSWLEQALHQTSRSEPGGGRCG, from the coding sequence TTGGAGTGGTTTGACCTCCCGCTGTTTCCGTTACACACCGTGCTCTTCCCCCGCCAGACTCTGGCTTTGCACGTGTTTGAACGGCGATACCGCACGATGATCGAGTGGTGTCTGATGCAAAGGGTGCCTTTTGGCGTGACCTTAATTCAAAGCGGGGATGAGGTCGGCGATGAGGCGGTGCCCCATCGGGTAGGCACAACGGCCTGGATTCAGGAGGTCACTCAATTCGCGGACGGGAGAATGTCGGTCAAGGTGACCGGCCGCCAACGGTTCCGCGTTCTCTATAGCGCCTATGACGGCCCCTGTCTTACCGCCCGGGTACAACCCCTCTACGATGTGGAAGAGCCGTTTCGGGAGATTGAGGCGTTGGTCGCCCGGGTAAGGGCGCAGTTTCACCATTATAACGCTGCCCGCCGACCCCAGAATCAGACCTCTTGGCACATCCCCCGGGATCCTGCCCGGCTGACCTGGCTGGTGGCTGGGACCTTGGAGCTGGACATCATGGAACGGCAGCGACTCCTCGCCTCGGGTAGGGCCAGTGAACGGCTGCTCATTCTCTCCTCGTGGCTCGAACAAGCCTTGCATCAGACGAGTCGATCGGAGCCGGGGGGAGGTCGCTGTGGGTAA
- a CDS encoding class I SAM-dependent methyltransferase, with translation MSQVSDPKPRQPGASSRQVPLKERLAERIRQKGPMTAFTFMEWALYDPAGGYYMREHDVFGRAGDFYTAPDVHPVYGKTIAAWAAQRARQYGWPDVRIVEFGAGTGRLAEQIFAAWPEVGVGSVRYSIVEISPAWRKHQARRLENYGTAVDWPEKMPRLDRGIVIAHELLDAMPAHLLRRGPEGLEEAWVDLGPDGRWLRKYGPASPEGRRAFEEWRPRVPPECGFEVAPGATAWIRRVFKQLREGLVLIVDYGDDEDRLYGPHRPHGTLRAFFQHRCLDRWWDEPGERDITADVNFTVLRRVAQAVGGEVVFEGSLGEFLWDAGIARELSDCPADQPFDPRARRNRAIKQLLLPGGLGEAFRVLEIRKGVDAEC, from the coding sequence GTGAGCCAGGTGTCGGATCCAAAGCCCCGGCAACCCGGTGCTTCTTCGCGGCAGGTCCCCTTAAAAGAGCGATTGGCCGAGCGGATTCGCCAGAAAGGGCCTATGACCGCTTTCACTTTCATGGAGTGGGCGCTGTACGACCCGGCGGGCGGTTATTACATGAGAGAACATGATGTGTTTGGGCGGGCTGGGGACTTTTACACCGCCCCGGATGTTCACCCGGTTTACGGAAAGACCATCGCGGCTTGGGCGGCGCAGCGCGCCCGCCAGTACGGGTGGCCGGACGTACGAATCGTGGAGTTTGGCGCCGGGACCGGACGGCTGGCGGAGCAGATTTTCGCCGCGTGGCCGGAGGTGGGGGTTGGGAGTGTCCGGTATTCCATCGTGGAGATCTCCCCGGCCTGGAGAAAGCACCAGGCCCGCCGATTGGAGAACTACGGGACGGCGGTGGATTGGCCCGAGAAGATGCCGAGGTTGGACCGGGGTATAGTGATCGCCCACGAGCTTTTGGATGCGATGCCTGCCCACTTGTTACGGCGGGGCCCGGAGGGGCTGGAGGAGGCCTGGGTGGATCTAGGACCGGACGGTCGGTGGCTTCGAAAGTACGGCCCGGCTTCGCCTGAGGGGCGCCGGGCCTTTGAAGAATGGCGCCCGCGGGTACCTCCCGAGTGCGGGTTCGAGGTGGCCCCCGGTGCCACGGCCTGGATTCGTCGCGTGTTTAAACAGCTGAGGGAAGGGCTGGTCCTCATTGTCGATTACGGGGACGACGAGGATCGCCTGTACGGACCGCATCGTCCCCACGGTACCCTGCGGGCATTTTTTCAGCACCGGTGTCTCGATCGGTGGTGGGACGAGCCGGGGGAGAGGGATATCACGGCGGATGTGAATTTCACGGTTTTACGGCGGGTCGCCCAGGCAGTGGGCGGAGAAGTGGTTTTTGAAGGGTCCTTGGGCGAATTTCTGTGGGATGCGGGAATTGCCCGGGAATTGTCCGATTGCCCAGCGGACCAGCCCTTTGATCCCCGGGCCCGGCGGAATCGCGCGATCAAACAACTCCTTCTCCCCGGGGGTCTCGGTGAAGCGTTTCGGGTGTTGGAGATCCGTAAAGGGGTCGATGCGGAATGCTGA
- the clpP gene encoding ATP-dependent Clp endopeptidase proteolytic subunit ClpP, whose product MYFVPIVVEQTSRGERSYDIYSRLLKDRIIFLGTPIDDQVANSVIAQLLFLAAEDPEKDVSLYINSPGGSVTAGMAILDTMQYIRPDVATICVGMAASMAAVLLAAGAKGKRRALPNSEIMIHQPLGGVQGQAVDIKIHADRILRVREKLNRILSERTGQPLSRIEEDTDRDRFMSADEAKEYGLIDDVIRQ is encoded by the coding sequence ATGTATTTTGTACCGATTGTGGTGGAACAGACAAGTCGCGGGGAACGATCGTACGATATTTATTCACGTCTTCTGAAAGACCGGATTATTTTTCTCGGGACGCCCATCGATGACCAGGTGGCGAACTCGGTGATCGCCCAACTGCTTTTCTTGGCGGCCGAGGATCCGGAAAAGGACGTGTCGCTGTACATTAACAGCCCCGGGGGATCGGTGACGGCAGGGATGGCGATCCTCGATACGATGCAGTACATCCGTCCGGATGTGGCGACGATCTGTGTGGGGATGGCGGCGAGCATGGCAGCGGTGCTATTGGCAGCTGGAGCGAAGGGAAAACGGCGGGCTCTGCCCAACAGCGAAATCATGATTCACCAACCCTTGGGCGGGGTCCAAGGACAGGCGGTGGACATCAAGATCCATGCGGATCGAATTCTGCGGGTGCGGGAAAAGTTAAACCGAATTCTCAGTGAGAGGACCGGTCAGCCCCTGTCCCGGATTGAGGAGGATACCGATCGCGATCGGTTTATGTCGGCGGATGAAGCGAAGGAATACGGCCTGATCGACGACGTGATCCGACAGTGA
- a CDS encoding RsfA family transcriptional regulator: MKTMRQDAWTAEDDTRLAEIVLRHIREGSTQLAAFEEAAELLNRTAAACGYRWNACIRKHCQPAIDVAKRQRKARGVPWRRGADWERAREGSEAQPSLSWGGVIRFLRQYKQEYQGLYVRVKQLERDLERAREELAVLREEREELAETCERWKQRYESLSDDYRTILGIMDRAERNVRATEVCLRRVVGETESSD; the protein is encoded by the coding sequence ATGAAAACGATGCGACAGGATGCCTGGACGGCGGAAGACGATACCCGCCTGGCGGAAATCGTGCTGCGGCACATCCGGGAAGGGAGTACTCAACTCGCCGCCTTTGAAGAAGCGGCGGAACTGTTAAATCGGACGGCGGCGGCTTGTGGATACCGCTGGAATGCCTGTATACGAAAACATTGTCAGCCGGCGATCGACGTGGCGAAAAGGCAGCGCAAAGCCCGGGGGGTTCCGTGGCGCCGGGGGGCGGATTGGGAACGGGCCCGGGAAGGGAGTGAAGCCCAGCCTTCTTTATCGTGGGGGGGCGTCATTCGTTTTCTGCGCCAGTATAAGCAAGAGTACCAGGGGCTGTACGTCCGGGTGAAACAGTTGGAGCGGGACCTTGAGCGCGCCCGGGAGGAATTGGCCGTCTTGCGGGAAGAGCGGGAAGAGTTGGCAGAAACCTGCGAGCGCTGGAAACAGCGGTACGAAAGTTTGTCCGACGATTACCGGACGATACTTGGCATCATGGACCGGGCGGAGCGAAATGTCCGGGCGACAGAAGTGTGTCTGCGCCGGGTGGTGGGGGAGACGGAATCGTCCGATTGA
- a CDS encoding pyruvate carboxylase, whose amino-acid sequence MQEIRPFSKLLVANRGEIAIRVLRAATELGIHTVAIYSKEDSLALHRYKADEAYLIGEGKGPVEAYLDIEGIIALAKRLEVDAIHPGYGFLAENAHFAARCEKEGIAFIGPRPQHLEAFGDKVTARQMAVDAGLPVIPGTPEPVRQLQDALRFAREHGFPLIVKAAAGGGGRGMRVVRHKEDLEEALSLARSEAEKSFGDGTVYLEKFLEHPKHIEVQILGDRHGNLVHLFERDCSIQRRHQKVVEIAPALTLTEPQRQAICDAALRLMRRAGYVGAGTVEFLVAPDGSFYFIEVNPRIQVEHTITELITGVDLVQAQILVAQGYRLDDPAIGIRSQESIHRRGYAIQCRVTTEDPDNHFVPDTGKILAYRSAAGFGIRLDSGNGYAGAVIQPYYDSLLVKISAWALTFESAAHKMLRSLREFRIRGVKTNIPFLENVVQHPDFLAGRCDTSFIDGHPELFRTAKKRDRGTKLLQFIGRTTVNGHPGIKKPEKKPRFRQALVPDFPDVAPSEAKGILDREGPEALARWVMEQKPLLVTDTTFRDAHQSLLATRVRTQDLLRVAEATAKGLPQLFSWEMWGGATFDVAMRFLKECPWERLARMREAAPNVLFQMLFRGANAVGYTNYPDNVITAFVREAARSGIDVFRIFDSLNWLPGMELAIDAVRREGKVAEAALCYTGDILDPKRDKYTLKYYVNLAKNLERAGANILGIKDMAGLLKPYAAEVLIRALKEEIGIPIHLHTHDTSGNGVAMLLKAAEAGVDIVDTAINSVSGLTSQPSMGAVVAALRFQERDTGIDLGAVDRLSHYWEVVRCYYEPFESGLRAPSTDVYYHEMPGGQFTNLRQQAEAVGLGTRWDEVVRAYRAVNDMFGDIVKVTPSSKVVGDLALFMVQNGWSPEDVITRGETVDFPQSVVEFFRGYIGQPPGGFPPELQKVVLKGKEPITCRPGELLEPFDFAAARRHLEEKFGRAFSDRDLLSYALYPQVFEEFVRHREEFGDVSVLDTPTFFYGLRLGEEITVDIEPGKTLMVQLTSVGELRPDGTRVVYFELNGTPREVTVRDESAQVLVQERRKANPAVPGEIGATMPGKVSKIMVEPGDEVRRGELLMVTEAMKMETALQAPFDGVVREVLVKELDSVEAGDLLLVMEKVAGQ is encoded by the coding sequence ATGCAAGAGATTCGTCCATTCTCGAAGCTCCTCGTCGCCAACCGCGGAGAGATCGCCATCCGCGTCCTTCGGGCGGCGACGGAGCTTGGCATTCATACGGTCGCGATTTATTCCAAGGAAGACAGCCTGGCACTGCATCGCTATAAGGCGGACGAGGCCTACCTCATCGGGGAAGGCAAGGGGCCCGTGGAGGCATACCTCGACATCGAAGGCATCATCGCCTTGGCGAAGCGGTTAGAGGTCGACGCCATCCACCCGGGTTATGGATTTTTAGCCGAGAATGCTCATTTCGCCGCTCGTTGCGAAAAAGAGGGCATTGCGTTTATCGGGCCGCGGCCTCAGCATCTGGAAGCTTTCGGGGATAAGGTGACGGCCCGCCAGATGGCGGTGGACGCGGGACTGCCGGTGATTCCCGGCACCCCGGAACCTGTGCGCCAACTCCAGGACGCCCTGCGATTCGCCCGGGAGCACGGCTTTCCTTTGATTGTGAAGGCTGCTGCCGGGGGCGGCGGCCGGGGCATGCGGGTGGTGCGCCACAAGGAAGATCTGGAAGAGGCCCTGAGCCTGGCCCGTTCAGAAGCGGAAAAGTCTTTCGGGGACGGCACGGTGTATCTTGAAAAATTCCTGGAGCACCCGAAACACATCGAGGTGCAGATCCTGGGGGACCGGCACGGCAATCTGGTGCACTTATTCGAGCGGGACTGCTCGATCCAGCGCCGTCACCAAAAGGTGGTGGAAATCGCCCCGGCCCTGACGTTGACCGAGCCCCAGCGCCAGGCGATTTGCGACGCGGCCCTCCGGCTGATGCGCCGGGCGGGATACGTCGGCGCCGGAACGGTGGAATTCCTGGTGGCCCCGGACGGGTCGTTCTATTTTATCGAAGTGAATCCGAGGATCCAGGTGGAGCACACGATCACCGAACTGATCACCGGCGTGGATTTGGTGCAGGCCCAAATCCTCGTCGCCCAAGGGTACCGCTTAGATGACCCGGCCATCGGCATCCGGAGTCAGGAGTCGATCCACCGCCGGGGCTATGCGATCCAATGCCGGGTGACCACTGAAGATCCGGACAATCATTTTGTCCCCGATACGGGCAAAATCCTCGCGTACCGCAGTGCGGCGGGGTTCGGGATCCGCCTGGACAGCGGCAACGGCTACGCCGGGGCGGTGATTCAACCATACTACGATTCCCTGCTGGTCAAAATCTCCGCTTGGGCCCTGACGTTCGAAAGCGCGGCCCACAAGATGCTGCGTTCCCTTCGGGAGTTTCGCATCCGGGGGGTCAAGACGAACATCCCCTTTCTCGAAAATGTCGTCCAGCATCCGGATTTTCTCGCCGGGCGGTGCGATACCTCGTTCATCGACGGACATCCGGAGCTGTTCCGGACGGCAAAAAAGCGGGACAGGGGGACCAAATTACTGCAGTTTATCGGGCGGACCACGGTGAACGGCCACCCCGGCATCAAAAAACCTGAGAAAAAACCGCGGTTTCGGCAGGCTTTGGTTCCGGATTTTCCCGATGTGGCCCCAAGTGAAGCCAAGGGGATCCTGGACCGGGAGGGGCCCGAGGCCCTGGCGCGCTGGGTGATGGAGCAAAAGCCCCTTTTGGTGACCGACACGACGTTCCGTGATGCCCATCAGTCCCTTTTGGCGACCCGGGTGCGGACCCAGGATTTGCTCCGGGTGGCGGAGGCGACGGCTAAGGGGCTTCCCCAGCTTTTTTCGTGGGAGATGTGGGGCGGCGCCACCTTCGATGTGGCGATGCGATTCTTGAAGGAGTGCCCTTGGGAGCGCCTTGCCCGGATGCGGGAGGCGGCTCCGAACGTTCTTTTTCAGATGCTCTTTCGCGGTGCCAACGCCGTGGGATACACAAACTATCCTGACAACGTAATCACCGCCTTTGTGCGGGAGGCTGCCCGATCGGGAATCGACGTGTTCCGGATTTTTGACAGCCTGAACTGGCTGCCCGGGATGGAGTTGGCGATCGATGCGGTGCGTCGGGAGGGGAAGGTGGCCGAGGCGGCGCTGTGTTATACCGGGGATATCCTCGATCCGAAACGGGACAAGTATACGCTGAAGTATTATGTAAACCTAGCGAAAAACCTTGAGCGGGCCGGGGCGAATATACTGGGGATCAAAGACATGGCCGGGCTGCTCAAACCTTATGCCGCAGAAGTCTTGATCCGGGCGCTAAAGGAAGAGATCGGCATACCGATTCACCTTCATACCCACGATACGAGCGGCAATGGCGTGGCCATGCTCCTGAAGGCCGCAGAGGCCGGGGTGGATATTGTGGATACGGCGATCAACAGCGTGAGCGGTCTGACCTCTCAACCCAGTATGGGGGCGGTGGTGGCGGCCCTGCGTTTTCAGGAGCGGGACACGGGCATCGATCTCGGGGCGGTGGACCGCTTAAGCCACTACTGGGAAGTGGTGCGGTGCTATTATGAGCCCTTTGAGAGCGGGCTTCGGGCGCCTTCCACAGATGTCTATTATCATGAAATGCCCGGTGGACAGTTTACGAATCTCCGCCAGCAGGCCGAAGCGGTGGGGCTTGGCACCCGTTGGGATGAGGTGGTGCGGGCGTACCGGGCGGTGAACGATATGTTCGGGGATATCGTCAAGGTGACCCCCTCGTCCAAAGTGGTGGGGGATCTTGCCCTGTTTATGGTTCAAAATGGCTGGTCCCCGGAGGATGTGATCACCCGAGGGGAGACGGTGGATTTTCCCCAGTCGGTGGTGGAGTTTTTCCGGGGGTACATCGGCCAACCGCCGGGAGGTTTTCCGCCGGAGCTCCAGAAGGTGGTTCTCAAAGGCAAGGAACCGATCACCTGCCGGCCGGGGGAGCTCTTGGAACCTTTTGATTTTGCGGCGGCGAGGCGGCATCTGGAGGAGAAGTTTGGACGGGCCTTTTCGGATCGGGACCTGCTGTCTTATGCGCTGTATCCCCAGGTGTTTGAGGAGTTTGTGAGGCACAGGGAGGAATTCGGAGATGTGTCGGTACTGGACACCCCGACATTCTTCTACGGTCTGCGCCTGGGGGAGGAGATCACCGTCGATATCGAGCCGGGGAAGACGCTGATGGTGCAGCTGACCTCGGTAGGGGAACTTCGGCCGGACGGCACGCGGGTGGTTTATTTTGAACTCAACGGCACGCCCCGGGAAGTGACGGTGCGGGACGAAAGTGCCCAAGTGCTCGTCCAAGAGCGGCGGAAGGCCAACCCCGCGGTGCCCGGGGAGATCGGGGCCACGATGCCCGGCAAAGTGAGCAAAATCATGGTAGAACCCGGGGATGAGGTCCGGCGGGGCGAGCTCCTCATGGTGACCGAGGCGATGAAGATGGAAACGGCGCTCCAAGCTCCTTTTGACGGAGTGGTGAGGGAGGTGCTGGTGAAGGAATTGGATTCTGTGGAGGCGGGGGATTTGCTGCTGGTGATGGAGAAGGTGGCCGGGCAGTAA
- a CDS encoding cysteine desulfurase family protein — translation MKRLIYLDNSATTRPLPEVVEAATAALREQYGNPSSAHRLGLAAEDVIEDARADVARLLGVKAKEIVFTSGGTEAINAALVGTALAHRGRGKHIVTTAVEHAAVLETCGFLEQVGFEVTRVPPEPNGVVDARAVLGALREDTILVSVMHVNNETGAIQPVQTLGQQLKRLPKVIFHIDAVQSFGKLAVPLTGVDLISLSAHKIHGPKGAGALYIREGLKCEPLLHGGGQEAGRRSGTPGVPAIAGMGAACRWWLAHGREAVRQLSELHAAFIEVLRQKVPGHRLNSPPDGAPHIVNLSFPGFKGEVLVHALEERGVYVSTASACSSRSAKGSHVLRAMGVAPEVNEGALRFSFSPFNTVAEVEEAGVALAEVVKELRPMMRR, via the coding sequence GTGAAGCGGTTGATCTATCTAGACAACAGTGCGACCACGCGGCCGCTTCCGGAAGTGGTGGAGGCGGCAACGGCTGCACTGCGGGAGCAATACGGCAATCCTTCTTCGGCGCATCGCCTGGGGTTGGCGGCGGAGGACGTGATAGAGGACGCCCGGGCGGATGTGGCCCGGTTGCTCGGCGTCAAAGCGAAGGAGATCGTATTCACCTCCGGGGGCACCGAGGCGATTAACGCCGCCCTGGTGGGGACGGCCCTGGCACACCGGGGACGGGGCAAGCACATCGTGACCACGGCGGTGGAGCACGCCGCCGTTCTGGAAACCTGCGGTTTCCTGGAGCAGGTCGGTTTCGAGGTCACCCGGGTCCCTCCGGAACCAAACGGAGTGGTGGATGCCCGGGCGGTGCTTGGGGCGTTGCGGGAAGACACGATCCTGGTCTCGGTGATGCACGTCAACAACGAGACGGGAGCGATTCAGCCGGTACAGACCCTGGGCCAACAGCTCAAGCGCTTGCCCAAGGTCATTTTTCATATTGACGCGGTCCAGTCTTTTGGCAAATTGGCCGTACCTTTGACCGGAGTCGACTTGATCTCTCTCAGCGCCCATAAAATCCACGGTCCCAAAGGAGCAGGAGCGCTGTATATCCGGGAAGGCCTGAAATGCGAGCCGCTGCTTCACGGTGGGGGCCAAGAGGCGGGGCGGCGCTCGGGAACCCCGGGGGTGCCGGCTATCGCCGGAATGGGGGCGGCCTGCCGGTGGTGGCTGGCCCACGGTCGGGAAGCCGTCAGGCAGTTGTCGGAGCTTCACGCGGCTTTTATCGAGGTGTTGCGGCAAAAGGTGCCCGGACACAGGCTGAATTCACCCCCAGACGGGGCGCCTCATATCGTGAACCTGTCTTTCCCCGGCTTTAAAGGAGAAGTTTTGGTGCACGCTTTAGAGGAACGGGGGGTTTACGTGTCCACCGCTTCAGCCTGTTCCTCCAGATCGGCGAAGGGCAGTCACGTTCTCCGGGCGATGGGGGTGGCGCCGGAGGTGAACGAAGGGGCGCTGAGATTCAGTTTTAGCCCTTTCAACACTGTGGCCGAAGTGGAGGAGGCCGGGGTGGCCTTGGCCGAGGTGGTGAAAGAACTGCGGCCGATGATGCGGAGGTAG
- a CDS encoding IDEAL domain-containing protein — MVAKEHLLALKNRILPPGAGPVIELLSQHHQQLEMTSIILEHVPLIIIGRHGMIARLPIDGRITKLSQPPEILTSLQRFFEGEQILYVFINLPEIQFPAAVTEVIREVEERVQKRDELMRQIDEALERRDRGAFLRLAQSLAQLEE; from the coding sequence ATGGTGGCCAAGGAGCATCTGCTTGCATTGAAAAACCGCATCCTCCCCCCCGGGGCCGGTCCGGTCATTGAACTGCTCTCCCAGCACCATCAGCAACTCGAGATGACCTCGATCATCCTGGAGCACGTACCGCTCATCATCATCGGTCGCCACGGCATGATCGCCCGGCTGCCAATCGACGGACGGATCACCAAGCTGAGTCAGCCTCCCGAGATCCTGACGTCTTTGCAGCGATTCTTTGAAGGCGAACAAATTTTGTACGTGTTTATCAACCTGCCCGAAATCCAATTCCCCGCCGCGGTGACGGAAGTCATTCGCGAAGTGGAGGAACGCGTTCAGAAACGGGATGAGTTGATGCGCCAGATCGATGAAGCGCTGGAACGCCGGGACCGGGGAGCCTTTCTTCGCCTCGCGCAAAGCCTTGCCCAGCTGGAAGAGTAA
- a CDS encoding cysteine hydrolase family protein, whose protein sequence is MKKALLITDVQEDFLGNTLDYIETLCQKYLDEHGHEYDLIILTHWVHEDNRGEDTLLLHHDKAVVVEKTTYSALNPEVRDHLEKARIEEVHLAGVDSETTILATMFALTDAGYKVKILQRLCGSYFTHGSNTMAMKVMGQVLGHENILNVGGDRVWM, encoded by the coding sequence ATGAAAAAGGCACTGCTGATCACCGATGTACAAGAGGATTTTTTGGGGAACACCCTGGATTACATTGAGACCCTATGCCAAAAGTACCTGGATGAACATGGCCACGAATATGATCTCATTATTCTCACTCACTGGGTGCACGAAGATAACCGAGGCGAGGATACGCTGTTGTTGCACCACGACAAGGCGGTGGTGGTGGAGAAAACGACGTACTCGGCCCTGAACCCCGAGGTGCGGGACCACCTGGAGAAAGCTCGAATCGAAGAGGTTCACCTGGCGGGAGTGGATTCTGAGACCACAATTCTGGCCACGATGTTTGCCCTCACGGACGCCGGTTATAAGGTGAAGATCCTGCAGCGGCTGTGCGGGTCGTATTTTACCCACGGTTCCAACACCATGGCGATGAAAGTCATGGGGCAGGTTCTCGGTCATGAGAATATCCTAAACGTGGGCGGGGACCGGGTCTGGATGTGA